Proteins co-encoded in one Balneolaceae bacterium genomic window:
- a CDS encoding phage holin family protein — MLKILIINSIVVFIGAYLLEGVKIKNFWTAIGVAVLLGLINMFIKPLILLLTLPLTILTLGLFVLVINAWILMVIDKMIDGLTIKGFWWAVIYSIIISVLNSFLFWIF, encoded by the coding sequence ATGTTAAAAATATTAATCATCAATAGCATTGTAGTTTTTATCGGTGCTTACCTGCTTGAGGGCGTAAAAATAAAAAATTTCTGGACCGCTATCGGGGTTGCTGTTTTACTCGGTTTGATTAATATGTTTATCAAACCACTGATATTGTTACTAACACTGCCACTCACCATACTTACCCTCGGTCTTTTTGTCCTTGTGATTAATGCCTGGATTCTTATGGTTATTGATAAAATGATCGACGGGCTGACGATCAAAGGTTTTTGGTGGGCCGTTATCTACAGCATAATTATTTCGGTTCTCAATTCCTTTCTCTTTTGGATATTTTAG
- a CDS encoding HPr family phosphocarrier protein: MVSKKVVVKNESGLHARPASTLVKTASNFKSDFFIKMYGYKVNGKSILGVMTLAAESGAEMELVLEGPDEEEALEKISDLFENKFNMET, translated from the coding sequence ATGGTTTCAAAAAAAGTAGTAGTTAAGAACGAATCCGGGCTTCATGCTCGTCCGGCTTCAACTCTGGTAAAGACCGCTTCAAATTTCAAATCCGATTTTTTTATTAAAATGTATGGATACAAGGTCAATGGTAAGAGCATTTTGGGGGTGATGACCCTGGCAGCAGAATCAGGTGCCGAGATGGAGTTGGTGCTGGAAGGTCCCGACGAGGAAGAGGCATTGGAAAAAATATCAGATTTATTCGAGAATAAGTTTAACATGGAAACATGA
- the ptsP gene encoding phosphoenolpyruvate--protein phosphotransferase, whose protein sequence is MKDVHTKVFSGRPAAQGIGIGKVWQLREADTNVHPQKISESQVEENIQKFLKARELVCTEYEKLKYIPEEDDLEEIINAQIQILYDPEVTSAVKQKIEEEHFAVEYAIFNTLNNYIQLMENSGSSWAKDRTIDIVSIRDELIRATKEKKKGYAVKEGEIVFAGEVSPTAMVQLSRNKIAGLVMEKGGLTSHAVILSQSLGIPCVINVHWNRYDIQNGSDVIIDGTTGQVIINPSWKQKEEYKRRKEDERKRFEKALEWAKKPNKTTCGTEFSLRANIEFLEELPRLNTHGAEGVGLLRTETVLFESDEFDVDKQIAFYSKVLEAVREHSVTIRLFDAGGDKLLEDAEFEDNPFLGWRGVRMLLDKKNFLKNQIEAIFRVSGKFDKEVKILIPMVSRMEEIHSVKQVIEEVKANLLEQEIPFNENIQLGVMVEVPSIALMSEQVAQHVDFFSIGTNDLTQYTLAVDRGNEKISHLFDSFHPSIWKLIKMTKDAADKHNIPVAICGEMASKPEAAACLLGLGIKDLSMNTGSIPIVKSVLCSHSYKEMHELSEKVLSAKDLDEVHELLDEWRVL, encoded by the coding sequence ATGAAAGACGTTCACACAAAAGTATTTTCGGGAAGGCCTGCCGCACAAGGAATAGGTATTGGTAAAGTTTGGCAATTAAGAGAGGCAGATACAAATGTACACCCCCAGAAAATTTCTGAATCACAAGTTGAGGAAAACATTCAGAAATTTTTAAAAGCCCGGGAATTAGTATGCACTGAATACGAAAAACTGAAATATATTCCTGAAGAAGATGATCTTGAAGAAATTATTAATGCCCAGATTCAAATACTTTATGATCCTGAAGTAACTTCTGCTGTTAAACAAAAAATAGAGGAAGAACACTTTGCTGTTGAGTATGCTATTTTTAATACACTGAATAATTATATCCAGTTAATGGAAAATTCAGGGTCTTCCTGGGCTAAAGACCGAACAATTGATATTGTCTCTATTCGTGATGAATTGATACGCGCAACAAAGGAGAAGAAAAAGGGATATGCGGTAAAAGAGGGTGAGATTGTTTTTGCAGGTGAAGTATCTCCAACGGCAATGGTTCAATTGAGCCGGAATAAAATTGCCGGACTCGTAATGGAAAAGGGAGGGTTGACCTCGCATGCCGTAATTTTGTCCCAATCGCTCGGAATTCCCTGTGTTATTAACGTGCACTGGAATCGTTATGATATTCAGAATGGTAGTGATGTAATCATTGACGGTACAACCGGTCAGGTGATTATAAATCCATCCTGGAAGCAGAAAGAGGAGTACAAGCGGCGCAAGGAAGATGAGAGAAAGAGATTTGAAAAAGCGCTGGAGTGGGCAAAAAAACCGAATAAAACAACATGTGGAACTGAGTTTTCTCTGCGTGCAAATATTGAATTTCTGGAGGAACTTCCGAGATTAAACACCCATGGCGCTGAAGGGGTTGGCCTGCTTCGGACAGAAACTGTACTATTTGAAAGTGATGAGTTTGACGTTGACAAACAGATTGCATTTTATAGTAAGGTGTTAGAGGCTGTTCGTGAACACTCGGTAACAATCCGTCTGTTTGATGCCGGCGGCGATAAACTTCTGGAGGATGCAGAGTTTGAGGATAATCCGTTTCTTGGGTGGCGGGGTGTACGTATGCTGCTGGATAAGAAAAATTTCCTGAAGAATCAGATAGAAGCGATCTTCCGTGTTTCCGGAAAGTTTGATAAGGAGGTAAAGATACTGATCCCTATGGTTTCACGAATGGAGGAGATTCACTCTGTAAAACAGGTCATTGAGGAGGTTAAAGCGAATCTTCTTGAGCAGGAAATACCGTTTAACGAAAATATCCAGCTTGGGGTAATGGTTGAAGTTCCAAGCATTGCACTGATGTCTGAACAGGTAGCACAGCATGTTGATTTTTTTAGCATTGGAACCAATGATTTAACCCAATATACCCTTGCCGTTGATCGGGGAAACGAGAAGATTTCTCACCTTTTTGATAGTTTTCACCCCTCGATCTGGAAACTAATAAAAATGACAAAAGATGCTGCCGATAAACATAATATACCGGTTGCTATATGTGGTGAGATGGCTTCTAAACCGGAGGCGGCCGCTTGCTTACTCGGGTTAGGAATCAAGGATTTAAGTATGAATACCGGTTCTATTCCAATTGTAAAATCTGTGCTCTGCAGCCATAGTTATAAAGAGATGCATGAACTTTCAGAAAAAGTTCTTTCTGCAAAAGATCTTGACGAAGTACATGAGTTATTAGATGAATGGCGTGTTTTGTAA
- a CDS encoding isoamylase early set domain-containing protein, with protein MLEKNFTPKRTICKVTFSLPKEWAESEVTLAGDFNDWDEKADKLELKKDKWTITKRLKPENTYRFRYLIDGEKWENDDDADKYVSNEFGTEDSVVEIGK; from the coding sequence ATGTTAGAAAAAAACTTTACTCCTAAACGAACAATCTGCAAAGTAACTTTTTCACTTCCGAAAGAATGGGCTGAAAGTGAAGTAACGCTTGCCGGAGATTTTAATGACTGGGATGAAAAAGCCGATAAATTGGAACTTAAAAAAGATAAGTGGACCATTACCAAACGCCTCAAACCGGAAAATACCTATCGGTTTAGATATCTGATAGACGGCGAAAAATGGGAAAATGACGACGACGCTGATAAATATGTTTCAAATGAGTTCGGAACAGAAGACAGTGTTGTAGAAATAGGTAAATAA
- a CDS encoding biotin--[acetyl-CoA-carboxylase] ligase yields MSAKFDVEHFNHILQTSWLGQEFIYLEKTDSTNSYLKGIPSHELTHGTVTLADHQVKGRGQYERQWEAEPFKNLTFTIAFRPKVSDRLNLLSLAVAFSITDVLDEFVDKSVSLKWPNDILINGKKVGGLLTECTFNGSKPDRVLIGLGLNVEQNQFSTEIRHKATSLNKETTQPISREKLLNKLLLAIENIYLRWHKQDESLRQDISKKIIGYGEWVEIDINGVVPNQKFKFIGVNPNGELLMLNEQLDVNKFIYEQVRIITGHQGVQETGTSTSV; encoded by the coding sequence ATGTCTGCCAAATTCGATGTAGAGCATTTCAACCATATACTTCAAACATCCTGGTTGGGACAAGAGTTTATCTACCTCGAAAAAACAGATTCAACAAACTCTTACTTAAAAGGAATACCATCCCATGAACTCACCCATGGGACGGTCACCTTAGCAGATCATCAGGTAAAAGGGCGGGGACAATACGAAAGACAGTGGGAAGCTGAGCCGTTTAAAAATCTCACATTTACAATTGCCTTTCGCCCTAAGGTGAGTGACCGGCTTAATTTACTTTCACTTGCCGTGGCATTTTCTATAACAGATGTTTTGGATGAGTTTGTTGATAAATCTGTATCTCTAAAATGGCCGAATGACATTCTGATAAACGGGAAGAAAGTTGGAGGACTTTTGACAGAATGCACGTTTAACGGATCAAAGCCGGATCGTGTTCTGATAGGTTTGGGATTGAATGTGGAACAAAATCAATTCAGTACTGAAATAAGACACAAAGCCACTTCATTGAATAAGGAGACCACTCAGCCGATATCAAGAGAAAAACTTCTGAATAAACTTCTGTTGGCTATAGAAAATATATATCTGCGATGGCACAAACAGGATGAAAGTTTAAGGCAGGATATCAGCAAGAAAATAATTGGTTACGGTGAATGGGTTGAAATTGATATCAATGGTGTAGTACCTAATCAGAAATTTAAATTTATCGGGGTTAATCCGAATGGTGAATTATTGATGTTGAATGAGCAGTTAGATGTCAATAAATTTATATATGAGCAAGTTCGAATCATCACCGGTCACCAGGGAGTTCAGGAAACAGGTACGAGCACATCTGTCTGA
- the tilS gene encoding tRNA lysidine(34) synthetase TilS, with translation MSKFESSPVTREFRKQVRAHLSESNIRVVAGVSGGPDSMAMLYLLHRFGIDTTAVHCNYQLRGEASDKDQKLVEEICAYWNIECVSMRLDSSETDGNFQDWARKRRYQAYEDIKKEYNADLILTAHHEDDQLETILQKILRGSGIESWKGMQVLDNELFRPLLKISKQQIMEFVQKFNVPYRIDRTNEESTYARNFIRNHWFPDLNRLFPGWKQNLQKLTDRAEEFGLMSDLIFQQVSKNEKKLHREKILELDPKIRATILLQFFKKNVDNIEASRGFLETNRKLADLQSGAKLQISDNYYLIRDRDFFKIVDDSESTELYEKIDKNRLESSLIIAGWKFSIKSPPEIYSDQDLHLDLHKVEFPITLRRWKNGDSFQPLGMDGTQLVSDHLTNRKVPSSKKKQALVLESFDRTLCAVIFPNYSNLTELGTISENVRCTPSTQKTLTITKKN, from the coding sequence ATGAGCAAGTTCGAATCATCACCGGTCACCAGGGAGTTCAGGAAACAGGTACGAGCACATCTGTCTGAATCAAATATTCGTGTCGTAGCCGGCGTAAGTGGCGGGCCAGACTCTATGGCCATGCTTTACCTGTTGCATCGATTTGGCATAGATACAACTGCGGTGCATTGCAATTACCAATTGCGCGGTGAAGCTTCAGATAAGGATCAGAAACTTGTGGAAGAGATCTGCGCATACTGGAATATTGAATGTGTTTCAATGCGGCTTGATTCATCCGAAACGGACGGCAATTTCCAGGATTGGGCTCGAAAGCGGCGATACCAGGCGTATGAAGATATAAAAAAAGAGTATAACGCTGATCTTATACTCACAGCTCACCATGAAGATGATCAACTCGAAACCATACTCCAGAAAATACTGAGGGGTTCGGGGATAGAATCATGGAAGGGAATGCAGGTATTGGACAATGAACTTTTTAGGCCCTTACTAAAGATTTCCAAACAGCAGATTATGGAGTTTGTCCAAAAGTTCAATGTACCATACCGAATTGACCGCACGAATGAAGAATCTACATATGCACGAAATTTTATCAGGAATCATTGGTTTCCTGATTTAAACAGGCTTTTCCCGGGTTGGAAGCAAAATTTACAGAAACTTACAGATCGCGCGGAAGAGTTTGGACTCATGTCTGATTTAATTTTTCAGCAAGTATCAAAGAATGAGAAAAAGTTACACAGGGAGAAGATTCTTGAGCTTGATCCTAAGATAAGAGCGACAATTCTGCTTCAGTTCTTCAAAAAAAATGTTGACAATATTGAGGCCAGCCGGGGATTTTTGGAAACCAACAGAAAACTTGCAGATCTGCAAAGTGGAGCAAAGCTTCAAATTTCAGACAACTATTATTTGATTCGCGACCGGGATTTTTTCAAAATTGTTGATGATTCAGAATCAACCGAATTATATGAAAAAATTGATAAGAACCGGTTAGAATCTTCTTTGATCATAGCAGGCTGGAAATTCTCCATTAAATCACCACCTGAAATTTATTCGGATCAAGATTTGCATCTGGATCTGCATAAAGTTGAATTTCCGATAACACTACGAAGATGGAAGAATGGTGATTCATTTCAACCGCTGGGAATGGATGGAACACAGCTGGTATCAGATCATTTAACAAATCGAAAAGTCCCATCATCAAAGAAAAAACAAGCCTTGGTCCTGGAATCTTTTGATAGAACTCTTTGCGCTGTTATATTCCCCAATTATTCGAATTTAACCGAATTGGGCACTATCTCAGAAAACGTTCGCTGTACACCTTCAACACAAAAAACGTTAACAATTACAAAGAAAAACTAA
- the hpt gene encoding hypoxanthine phosphoribosyltransferase, whose translation MDLYQPEYVHINGEEFRVYLTHEEIQQRIQRLGERVSQDYKEKKPIFIGVLNGAYIFLADLMRYVTIPCEVDFLKLSSYGDEKVSSGQVRQLKEIDANLKNRHVILVEDIVDTGLSMKYLVDKVNQMNPASLSVVTMLHKTDATRYDVQIDYVGFKIPDLFVLGYGLDYAQEGRNLAQIYILQKKEQSEKKTQS comes from the coding sequence ATGGATCTCTATCAGCCTGAGTATGTACACATCAATGGAGAGGAATTTAGGGTATATTTAACACACGAAGAGATCCAACAGCGGATTCAGCGCTTGGGAGAGAGAGTCAGCCAAGATTATAAGGAGAAGAAACCCATATTTATTGGTGTGCTTAACGGGGCATATATTTTTCTTGCCGATTTAATGCGGTATGTGACTATTCCCTGTGAGGTGGATTTCTTAAAACTCAGTAGTTATGGTGATGAAAAAGTTTCATCGGGGCAGGTTCGGCAACTAAAGGAGATCGATGCTAATTTAAAAAACCGCCACGTAATATTGGTAGAAGATATAGTTGATACCGGATTGTCTATGAAGTACCTGGTGGACAAGGTAAATCAAATGAATCCCGCTTCTCTTTCAGTTGTTACTATGCTCCACAAAACAGATGCAACCCGTTACGATGTTCAGATAGATTATGTGGGTTTTAAAATACCAGACCTTTTTGTTTTGGGGTATGGTTTGGATTACGCCCAAGAGGGAAGAAATTTAGCTCAGATTTACATTCTACAGAAAAAAGAGCAGAGTGAAAAGAAAACGCAATCTTAG
- a CDS encoding DUF2179 domain-containing protein — MFSIFELIPPVYIPLFIFFARILDVSLGTLRIMFVSKGMRGKATILGFVEVLIWIVIVAQIFQNLDNWLNYVAFAGGFATGTYIGMYIEERMKMGVQIFRIIVGEESEILFEKLKEANFRVTTIDGTGKYGPVKVLFTVAKRKRWHDLAEIVSRYAPNAFYSVEDVKHVSMMDEEVFPQKQDLISRMLKLKKGI, encoded by the coding sequence GTGTTTTCAATTTTTGAGCTGATCCCGCCCGTTTACATTCCGCTGTTTATCTTTTTTGCCCGAATTTTAGATGTCAGTTTAGGCACACTTCGTATCATGTTTGTTTCGAAAGGAATGCGCGGAAAAGCCACAATACTTGGTTTTGTTGAGGTACTGATTTGGATTGTGATTGTTGCTCAGATTTTTCAAAACCTTGACAACTGGCTCAATTATGTAGCATTTGCCGGAGGTTTTGCAACAGGTACATATATCGGGATGTATATCGAGGAGAGAATGAAAATGGGGGTTCAAATCTTCAGAATAATTGTAGGTGAAGAAAGTGAAATTCTGTTTGAAAAATTAAAAGAAGCTAATTTCAGAGTAACCACGATCGACGGAACAGGAAAGTACGGCCCGGTTAAAGTTTTGTTTACCGTAGCAAAAAGAAAACGCTGGCATGATCTTGCAGAGATTGTCAGCCGGTATGCACCGAATGCATTTTACTCGGTAGAAGATGTTAAACATGTCTCCATGATGGATGAGGAAGTATTTCCACAAAAACAAGACTTAATTTCCAGAATGCTGAAATTGAAAAAGGGAATTTGA